One window of Ignavibacteriales bacterium genomic DNA carries:
- a CDS encoding YkvA family protein encodes MSKTIPNINDLDYDMMYEEEFERKKKEVENGLWVKLEQVGKKISFAKDVMALYRYMRDRYVSWHRKAIVVAALIYFISPIDAIPDLTPLFGYLDDLGVITAVLKFLGSELIPYYETSYRR; translated from the coding sequence ATGAGTAAAACAATTCCAAACATTAACGATCTTGATTATGATATGATGTATGAAGAAGAATTTGAAAGGAAGAAAAAGGAAGTTGAAAATGGATTGTGGGTAAAGCTTGAACAGGTCGGCAAGAAAATTTCTTTTGCAAAGGATGTTATGGCGCTGTATAGATATATGCGCGACCGTTATGTATCGTGGCACCGCAAAGCAATTGTAGTTGCAGCTTTGATTTATTTTATTTCACCAATTGATGCAATCCCGGATTTAACCCCACTCTTTGGTTACCTTGATGATCTTGGTGTAATTACAGCAGTACTAAAATTTCTTGGAAGCGAATTGATTCCATATTACGAAACAAGTTACAGAAGGTAG